One window of Hypomesus transpacificus isolate Combined female unplaced genomic scaffold, fHypTra1 scaffold_265, whole genome shotgun sequence genomic DNA carries:
- the vstm4b gene encoding V-set and transmembrane domain-containing protein 4 has translation MKISSLVTVLLTRTFFTDVCSAINVTVSPAPFTVAEEGDNVTLSCVVSQRRRASSLPVVRWTFLPAGADREDQELLIARVNMRKARFYGNYTKSFPWPKLRLTVVKQGKIFELVILNVSEQDRGLYMCRVQEFKRHDTRWKASTNSTAATELRVHVLPITKAKESLWSLFQDVYLCAVLICSVGLVCMCMFTVTVTCQYIQRKQRLKDRYHLVKSPQNSSGETVTSVTSVSPALPKKERRYRKRRLREQQEIPPEIPAKVPIADKLRKPKLLKAQPRKVVLPKIAEESLTYAELELVKPLPDNKTACSGTVYAQILFEERQV, from the exons ATGAAGATCTCCTCACTGGTCACAGTTCTCCTGACTAGAACCTTCTTTACAG ATGTCTGCTCTGCCATCAACGTCACGGTAAGCCCCGCCCCCTTCACGGTGGCCGAGGAGGGTGACAACGTCACGCTGTCCTGCGTGGTCTCCCAGCGGCGCCGAGCCAGCTCCCTGCCCGTGGTCCGCTGGACCTTCCTCCCCGCCGGCGCCGACCGCGAGGACCAGGAGCTGCTGATCGCCCGCGTCAACATGCGCAAGGCCCGTTTCTATGGCAACTACACCAAGAGCTTCCCGTGGCCCAAGCTGCGTCTGACCGTGGTCAAGCAGGGCAAGATCTTCGAGCTGGTGATCCTCAACGTGTCCGAGCAAGACCGCGGGCTCTACATGTGCCGGGTCCAGGAGTTCAAGAGGCACGACACCCGCTGGAAGGCCTCCACCAACTCCACGGCCGCCACGGAGCTCAGAG tgcatGTCCTCCCAATCACAAAGGCCAAGGAGAGTCTGTGGAGTTTGTTTCAAG atGTCTACCTGTGTGCTGTCCTGATCTGCTCAGTGgggctggtgtgtatgtgtatgttcaCTGTGACAGTGACCTGCCAGTACATACAGAGGAAGCAGAGGTTAAAAG ACCGTTACCATCTGGTCAAGAGTCCTCAGAACAG ttcggGGGAGACCGTCACCAGTGTGACTTCTGTGTCGCCTGCTCTGCctaagaaagagaggagatacAGGAAGAGGAGGCTCAGGGAACAGCAGGAGATACCTCCAGAGATACCAGCAAAAG TGCCCATTGCAGACAAACTAAGGAAACCCAAACTCTTAAAGGCCCAGCCCAGAAAAGTGGTCCTG CCAAAGATAGCGGAGGAGAGCTTGACCTATGCAGAGTTGGAGTTGGTCAAGCCTCTGCCAGACAACAAAACAGCCTGCTCAGGAACTGTCTATGCTCAAATCCTCTTTGAGGAGAGGCAggtgtga
- the LOC124462935 gene encoding uncharacterized protein LOC124462935, with translation MTCVEKRPLGHRAGGVGMLHHRFPNGFTEVFMDETDREVSSLTDRAFRSLCVGDEAVFNDDFSYGYSPFSCHKPLVEMASKKTLKEKKQLQQQQQQLTNGGSSPQSGRRKKEMSSTVSSLLKAFGTAEDGGEASLTKNGYSWDKSALLSIQQELSEFSSDYHSILSDGQFNHYKNSRDGTSKKSGKDGSQSKNKHGKSSNNSNLRKLNIKNFFLHSEFSPFQAWRNLHRFPFSQGDIVTSIIPSDNLPKWYDSLLYKELTEAHRIETLPTEETKTFQDSAPVEPTHLPAPPVPPKVLPKPLISLAEKRCSSEGGEAGAPWRRNRARAKSAALGNKPGVLSPPHDTSKQADVSPSPGKKEVEVKAVEEPGSVPSTPFNISQLMTPVIPSRQSTETSEVLQMVFSSSALDLPLRPGSEAKVTPEPPVKRESYKSIASSLLFNLKDNRKRVKSRYSPSRFKTSELTDRSNQSPRLDPTLFKYSYAGSDGTASGFSTPAILKDGQPIRSPLLESSNGQTVSLRKYLEPERPISDDYLISNLLQTRREAAGSRSLSDSQENKGTYGGSPFINSKTNKSPLANKQSYPSLNLYKKASPETEVKTLNRDTLLVPNDNPAWESTQGASPLSDGTARPTRDATEMKDAKDKTVTTMDIIRAAKEAISAAKNKALSSTPKSTKKQAKDAIQSREKDVGEQAPTTKKLTRNTSVVWSPEKNQGQAPDRTESQDSTAASKNSDARRAPPPVPRRAAARPPEKHQARDGLTDGETGNDVSVPKETAPVRKQGRLKHIFSARQNNYIKSQRSAVSDGGEEEEEEEEEEPEPREEDGLSMDSEKDDRRPELIAPREIKDSEHIISDLQALKELERARLGERENVKNKTSGHMEEEAKVKNDLISRELRNIKRGMLSMRGNAFSKREPFAKKEPERSKREAFEKVDSNVVINKSLINDNYDKAKMALEEVITERLKNKGSNNQEEDGKSVPEGKAQEDSYVARVHDRKLARQDAQRAADDKQNGAEASVQREKEVRERLGDLRDHNHIKQILSQTENKHSDIHRVGAKVNAPGMDRVSAELHRIINWSKEEQDTPLGDSSGENEGRLNEKKQVHVNDDRDSSEASSTNVSRQTSVETNESQMRERRDSRSEVPPVPPRVKKGLSKKDGSSEKDAESVCEDIWQSSMKDSEDFQAVKQRGQPTGQDSEAATEKEVTQSQSSGLDRNTEKLKVAANTETDALRTKTVKEQPKAEQNDTKPPEEPKIKRKAPLPPDDERDTKEHKSPAHKERDMPNPSTEKPQTPNTIHRDISSGGDGLVDDVDVHGETLSPSFRNVHTSNQSPPDRSSQSSKSSYFSVESTLHRNTDTDSAIYHSLDNLIDEMDEEEEEEEEENVGEDLGKTEVKYYTVSDHDSEAEVEDMSEMSAAESEGVEIPHPEVKRKILWSHVVKRNDDEDQEPTVQSSSSSDVCSPTNNLSPTTQSLPNNHVCSPTNNLSPTTQSPASSNVCSPTNNLSPTTQSLPNNHVCSPTNNLSPTTQSPVSSNVCSPTNNLSPTTQSAASSSVCSPTIEKPALFKVKDNTFNHKRPVLHLPIHDPVDRPQLPRESLSASERGEEDHQHPKDKVDPYQPGYSATRSDKPTIKTTETSDHATPSSCSPMSPSNLAPDSFKASQYGAFLTVPQENDRGLGLSPSSEGRESLAASTADTADTGDTDTLSNPAVLDDAEEEASKVPSERSGSVCSGNDSQGPSKPPVVPPKSEKALLRAMKLTTRRIQKEEAKSKPSHKSRGSSKHGSNKRKGEKSEQKSSSVEERHPGSEEHHGDRAEHPGHRDRRDRTERSSHGDGKHGREPRAEHGRRNHGDRHHRGGGDHGGHNRETGEKVHPGSSPSQRPGHGAAKHSHEKYHSADGIISGVPVYKALPGDRHLVPENNQQLQRSQSIDRYVSDKAEHRLRASEKPACDRADPRTQRIERSIMDELQHRGRVRDKPARDRQGQRSRSIDTYISDTADAPSNPANLSRQSSYTGQLSRQSSMEHTIVTQSFPMTQRKLLQDPDSGQYFVVDMPVQVKTKTFFDPETGNYVQLPVQPPEGAVPQASTMEVLTTPLVLYHGFVPVPVSSVTAQPSAVQVSQQEQEFEQRLEMARQKHNREGHPYLEPVYRSQDHMLGEFLGTEELDCMS, from the coding sequence ATGACATGCGTGGAGAAGCGTCCGCTGGGCCACCGCGCCGGAGGGGTCGGCATGCTGCACCACCGCTTCCCCAACGGCTTCACCGAGGTGTTCATGGACGAGACGGACCGCGAGGTCAGCAGCCTGACTGACCGCGCCTTCCGCAGCCTCTGCGTCGGAGACGAGGCCGTCTTCAACGATGACTTCTCCTACGGATATTCTCCCTTCAGCTGCCACAAGCCTCTGGTGGAGATGGCCTCGAAAAAGACTCTGAAAGAGAAGaaacagctccagcagcagcagcagcaacttaCCAACGGAGGCAGCAGCCCTCAGAGCGGGAGACGGAAGAAGGAGATGTCGTCCACGGTGTCTTCGCTCCTCAAGGCCTTCGGCACTGCGGAGGATGGCGGTGAGGCCTCACTGACTAAGAACGGTTACTCCTGGGATAAGTCGGCCCTCCTCAGCATCCAACAGGAGCTGTCAGAGTTTTCCTCGGATTACCATAGCATCCTTTCTGATGGACAGTTCAACCATTATAAGAATTCCAGGGACGGGACGTCCAAGAAGTCTGGCAAGGACGGTTCCCAATCCAAGAACAAACATGGGAAATCCAGCAACAACAGCAATCTGAGGAAACTCAACATCAAAAACTTTTTTCTGCACAGTGAGTTCAGCCCCTTCCAGGCGTGGAGGAACTTACATAGGTTTCCATTCAGCCAGGGGGACATTGTCACCTCCATTATCCCCTCGGACAACCTTCCAAAATGGTATGACTCGCTTCTTTACAAAGAGCTGACGGAGGCACATCGGATAGAGACTCTGCCCACAGAGGAGACAAAAACCTTCCAGGACTCTGCCCCTGTGGAACCCACCCATCTTCCTGCTCCCCCTGTTCCACCCAAGGTCCTGCCCAAACCCCTCATCTCCCTGGCTGAGAAGAGGTGCTCCTCcgaaggaggagaggctggcgcCCCCTGGAGGCGAAACCGAGCTAGAGCCAAAAGTGCCGCCCTGGGTAACAAACCTGGtgtgctctcccctccccacgaCACCTCCAAGCAGGCGGACGTCAGTCCATCACCGGGTAaaaaggaggtggaggtgaaggcgGTGGAGGAGCCGGGCTCTGTACCCTCGACTCCCTTCAACATCTCCCAGCTGATGACTCCGGTCATCCCGTCCAGACAGTCGACCGAGACCTCGGAGGTCCTGCAGATGGTGTTCTCGTCCTCAGCCTTGGACTTGCCCCTGAGGCCCGGCTCAGAGGCCAAGGTGACCCCCGAACCACCAGTCAAACGGGAGAGCTACAAGTCCATTGCCTCGAGTCTGCTCTTCAATCTGAAGGACAACAGGAAGAGGGTCAAGAGCAGGTACAGTCCGTCCAGGTTCAAAACGTCCGAGCTGACTGACCGCAGTAATCAGTCTCCGAGGTTGGATCCGACTCTCTTCAAATATTCCTACGCTGGATCGGACGGCACCGCTTCTGGTTTCAGCACGCCGGCCATTCTGAAGGATGGACAACCCATACGCAGTCCGCTCTTGGAGTCCTCCAACGGCCAGACGGTTTCACTTCGGAAATACCTTGAACCTGAAAGGCCCATATCGGACGATTACTTGATATCAAACCTATTGCAAACCAGAAGAGAGGCGGCAGGCAGCAGGAGTCTGAGTGACTCACAGGAGAACAAAGGCACGTATGGGGGTTCCCCCTTCATAAACTCCAAGACGAACAAGAGTCCACTCGCCAACAAACAGAGCTATCCCTCCTTGAACCTGTATAAGAAAGCTAGTCCTGAGACTGAGGTGAAAACACTCAACAGAGACACCCTTTTGGTTCCCAACGACAACCCTGCATGGGAAAGCACCCAAGGAGCGTCTCCCCTGTCGGACGGCACGGCAAGGCCGACCAGAGACGCCACCGAGATGAAAGACGCCAAAGATAAAACTGTGACTACAATGGACATTATCAGAGCTGCCAAGGAGGCCATAAGCGCCGCGAAAAACAAAGCCCTGTCATCAACTCCAAAAAGCACCAAGAAACAAGCCAAAGATGCGATACAATCGAGGGAGAAGGATGTGGGTGAACAGGCGCCGACTACCAAGAAGCTGACCAGGAACACCAGCGTTGTGTGGTCTCCTGAGAAAAACCAAGGTCAGGCCCCTGATAGGACAGAATCACAGGACTCCACAGCTGCGTCTAAGAACAGCGATGCTCGACGAGCGCCCCCTCCAGTACCTCGACGAGCCGCCGCCAGACCACCTGAGAAGCACCAGGCCAGGGACGGACTCACCGACGGggaaacaggaaatgatgtATCCGTGCCAAAAGAAACGGCGCCAGTTAGAAAGCAAGGCCGGTTGAAACACATCTTCTCAGCCAGACAGAACAACTACATCAAAAGCCAGAGATCCGCGGTGTCAGACGGCggcgaggaagaagaagaggaggaggaggaggagcccgagcctagagaggaggatggattgAGCATGGACTCGGAGAAAGACGATAGACGTCCAGAGCTGATAGCGCCTAGAGAGATTAAAGATAGTGAACATATCATTAGTGATTTACAAGCATTGAAAGAGCTGGAAAGGGCAAGGCTAGGCGAGCGAGAGAACGTGAAGAATAAGACGTCAGGCCACATGGAAGAGGAAGCCAAGGTGAAAAACGACCTCATTTCGAGGGAGCTCAGGAACATCAAGCGGGGCATGCTGTCGATGAGAGGAAACGCCTTCTCCAAAAGGGAGCCGTTTGCCAAGAAAGAGCCGGAGCGGAGCAAGCGCGAGGCGTTCGAAAAGGTTGACAGCAACGTCGTCATCAACAAGTCGCTGATCAACGACAACTACGACAAGGCCAAGATGGCGCTGGAGGAGGTCATAACGGAGAGGCTGAAGAATAAAGGCTCGAACAACCAGGAAGAAGACGGGAAGTCGGTGCCTGAGGGGAAGGCGCAAGAGGACAGCTACGTCGCCAGAGTGCACGATCGCAAACTAGCCAGGCAGGACGCCCAAAGAGCTGCGGACGACAAACAAAATGGCGCGGAGGCATcggtacagagagagaaggaagtgagagagaggctgggagacctGAGAGATCACAACCACATAAAACAGATTCTCTCCCAGACGGAGAACAAACATAGTGACATTCACAGGGTGGGAGCGAAGGTCAATGCGCCTGGCATGGACAGGGTCAGCGCGGAACTCCACAGAATCATAAATTGGTCCAAGGAAGAACAAGACACGCCCCTTGGTGATAGTAGTGGTGAAAATGAAGGGAGGCTGAACGAGAAAAAGCAAGTCCACGTGAATGACGACAGAGACAGCAGTGAGGCGAGCTCTACGAATGTATCACGACAGACTTCTGTCGAAACAAATGAAAGTCAgatgagggaaaggagagacagCAGGTCCGAAGTGCCACCTGTTCCTCCTCGTGTTAAGAAAGGATTGAGTAAAAAAGATGGGAGCAGTGAGAAAGAcgcagaaagtgtgtgtgaggacatcTGGCAGAGCAGCATGAAGGATAGCGAAGACTTCCAAGCCGTGAAACAGAGAGGTCAACCCACAGGCCAAGACAGCGAGGCTGCAACCGAGAAAGAAGTCACCCAGAGTCAAAGTTCAGGTCTAGATAGGAATACTGAAAAGCTCAAGGTTGCAGCAAACACTGAAACGGATGCGCTCAGAACAAAGACTGTCAAAGAACAACCCAAGGCCGAACAAAACGACACCAAGCCACCTGAAGAGCCTAAAATTAAGCGGAAAGCCCCTTTACCACCAGATGACGAGAGGGACACTAAGGAACACAAAAGCCCagcacacaaagagagagacatgccaAATCCATCAACTGAAAAACCCCAAACACCTAATACAATTCACCGGGACATCTCCTCTGGTGGAGATGGACTTGTTGATGATGTGGATGTCCATGGAGAGACGCTTTCCCCATCCTTCCGGAACGTTCACACGTCCAACCAGAGTCCGCCAGACAGGAGCAGTCAGTCCTCCAAATCGTCCTACTTCTCCGTAGAGAGCACcctgcacagaaacacagataCCGACTCCGCCATCTACCACTCCCTGGACAATCTGATTGATgagatggatgaggaggaggaggaggaggaggaggagaatgtcGGAGAGGATCTGGGGAAGACAGAAGTGAAGTATTACACTGTTAGTGACCATGACAGTGAAGCGGAAGTGGAGGACATGTCAGAGATGTCTGCTGCTGAGTCAGAAGGGGTGGAAATACCTCATCCTGAGGTCAAGAGAAAAATATTATGGTCGCATGTGGTGAAGAGGAATGACGATGAGGACCAAGAACCGACAGTGCAATCATCGTCGAGCAGTGATGTGTGTTCTCCAACCAATAACCTATCACCAACCACTCAGTCATTGCCCAATAACCATGTCTGTTCACCAACCAATAACCTATCACCAACCACTCAGTCACCCGCCAGCAGCAATGTCTGTTCACCAACCAATAACCTATCACCAACCACTCAGTCATTGCCCAATAACCATGTCTGTTCACCAACCAATAACCTATCACCAACCACTCAGTCACCCGTTAGCAGCAATGTCTGTTCACCAACCAATAACCTATCACCAACCACTCAGTCAGCTGCCAGCAGCAGTGTCTGTTCCCCCACCATTGAGAAACCAGCTTTATTCAAAGTCAAGGACAACACGTTCAATCACAAACGGCCCGTGTTGCACCTGCCCATCCACGACCCCGTCGATCGACCTCAGCTGCCCAGAGAGAGTCTGAGTGCTtctgagagaggggaagaggatcACCAACATCCCAAAGACAAAGTGGACCCCTATCAGCCAGGCTATTCTGCCACCAGATCAGATAAACCTACCATCAAAACGACAGAAACATCCGATCacgccaccccctcctcctgttcaCCCATGTCTCCCTCAAACCTGGCGCCCGACAGCTTCAAGGCCAGCCAGTACGGGGCTTTCCTCACAGTGCCCCAGGAGAACGATAGAGGCTTGGGCTTGAGCCCTTCATCCGAGGGGAGGGAGAGCCTGGCAGCCAGCACAGCGGACACAGCGGACACAGGGGACACGGACACTCTGTCCAACCCTGCCGTCCTGGACGACGCGGAGGAAGAGGCCTCCAAGGTCCCCAGTGAGAGGTCGGGCTCTGTCTGCAGCGGGAACGACTCCCAAGGCCCCAGCAAGCCCCCCGTGGTCCCACCCAAATCGGAGAAGGCCCTCCTCCGGGCCATGAAGCTGACCACCAGGAGGATCCAGAAGGAGGAGGCCAAGAGTAAGCCATCCCACAAGAGTCGTGGCAGTAGCAAACACGGAAGCAACAAGCGCAAAGGGGAGAAGTCGGAGCAGAAGAGTagcagtgtggaggagaggcacCCGGGTTCGGAGGAACACCATGGGGACAGGGCGGAGCATCCCGGTCACCGGGATCGCCGCGACAGGACGGAGCGCAGCAGCCACGGCGACGGAAAGCACGGCCGAGAACCGAGGGCGGAACACGGCCGCCGCAACCACGGCGACAGGCACCATCGTGGAGGGGGCGACCACGGCGGCCACAACCGAGAGACCGGGGAGAAGGTTCACCCGGGTTCCTCGCCCTCACAGCGTCCCGGACACGGTGCCGCCAAACACAGCCACGAAAAGTACCACAGCGCCGACGGGATCATCAGCGGCGTCCCGGTATACAAAGCCCTGCCCGGCGACAGACACCTTGTCCCTGAAAACAACCAACAGCTCCAAAGGTCTCAGAGCATCGACAGGTACGTCTCTGACAAGGCCGAACACAGGCTCAGGGCAAGTGAGAAGCCGGCGTGCGACAGAGCCGACCCGAGGACTCAGCGAATCGAGCGCTCCATCATGGACGAGCTCCAGCATAGAGGCAGGGTCAGAGACAAGCCCGCCAGGGACAGGCAGGGCCAGAGGAGCCGCAGCATCGACACCTACATCAGCGACACGGCCGACGCTCCGTCCAATCCCGCCAACTTGTCACGCCAGTCGAGCTACACCGGCCAGCTCTCCCGCCAGTCCAGCATGGAACACACCATCGTCACGCAGTCCTTCCCCATGACTCAGCGCAAGCTCCTCCAGGACCCTGACTCGGGCCAGTACTTTGTTGTGGACATGCCTGTCCAGGTCAAGACCAAGACTTTCTTCGACCCGGAGACTGGGAATTATGTTCAGCTGCCCGTGCAGCCTCCAGAGGGCGCTGTCCCCCAGGCCTCTACCATGGAGGTCCTGACCACCCCGCTGGTGCTGTACCATGGCTTTGTCCCGGTGCCGGTGTCGTCCGTGACGGCGCAGCCGTCGGCGGTCCAAGTCTCCCAGCAGGAGCAGGAGTTTGAGCAGCGTCTGGAGATGGCGAGGCAGAAGCACAACAGGGAGGGACACCCCTACCTAGAGCCGGTGTACCGATCACAAGACCACATGCTGGGGGAGTTCCTGGGCACAGAAGAACTGGACTGCATGAGCTGA